A single Pedobacter sp. PACM 27299 DNA region contains:
- a CDS encoding rhomboid family intramembrane serine protease, whose protein sequence is MNKSFIEDLKYRVFQSGNPVYFYIGINVLLFLVVAFLGIPFFLSGVGSVNFPAFIREYLGYPASIAKLPLRFYTVITYQFFHDGFLHLLFNMLWLYWMGKIFLDFLKPRQFHFVYLGGGIAGAAMYTLAYNIFPVFAGSVAEATVIGSSAAVMAVIVATATLVPDYSIRMLLLGDVKLKYLAMAYIAMELIGLASANAGGSFTHIGGALFGFAYIKVLHKGRDWSQLFKRKPKLRVVRNEPSKSAPKSTASSVNQHEIDAILDKISKSGYDKLSKDEKETLFKASKH, encoded by the coding sequence ATGAATAAGTCTTTTATTGAAGATTTAAAATACCGGGTATTTCAATCCGGAAATCCGGTATATTTTTACATTGGCATCAATGTGCTGCTATTTTTAGTAGTGGCATTTCTGGGCATCCCTTTCTTCTTATCCGGTGTAGGATCTGTGAATTTCCCTGCTTTTATCAGGGAATATCTGGGCTATCCGGCATCGATCGCAAAGCTGCCATTGCGCTTTTATACGGTGATTACCTATCAGTTTTTTCATGATGGGTTTTTACATCTGCTATTCAATATGCTTTGGTTATACTGGATGGGTAAAATCTTCCTGGATTTCTTAAAACCTCGGCAGTTTCATTTTGTCTACCTCGGTGGAGGGATTGCTGGTGCAGCAATGTACACGCTTGCTTATAACATTTTCCCTGTTTTTGCAGGATCGGTCGCAGAAGCAACAGTAATTGGTTCATCGGCTGCGGTAATGGCTGTAATTGTGGCTACTGCTACATTGGTGCCTGATTATAGCATTAGAATGTTATTGCTGGGCGACGTGAAATTAAAATATCTGGCCATGGCCTATATTGCAATGGAGCTGATTGGACTGGCTTCAGCCAATGCTGGAGGTAGTTTTACCCATATCGGAGGTGCCTTATTCGGCTTTGCTTACATTAAAGTGCTGCACAAAGGACGAGACTGGAGTCAGCTTTTCAAAAGAAAACCTAAGCTGAGAGTGGTGAGAAATGAACCTTCAAAATCTGCCCCAAAATCAACTGCAAGCTCCGTTAATCAGCATGAAATAGATGCGATTTTAGATAAGATCTCTAAATCAGGATATGATAAATTAAGTAAAGACGAAAAGGAAACCCTGTTTAAGGCGAGCAAACATTAA
- the mutL gene encoding DNA mismatch repair endonuclease MutL — MSDIIQLLPDSVANQIAAGEVVQRPASAVKELLENAIDAGANKIQLILKDAGKALIQVIDNGCGMSVTDARMCFERHATSKVRKAEDLFAIRTMGFRGEAMASIAAISQIEMKTRRHEDELGTMVEIEGSEVTNQEPVATPVGTSISVKNLFYNTPARRNFLKSTSAEMRHVLEEFQRISLANPAIAFSLHHDGVEIHRLPASGMKQRIVHLFGNNYNQRLIPVEEETSIINIKGFIGKPEFAKKTRGEQFFFVNNRYIKDAYLNHAVSKSYEDLLPDDHYPMYVLFIEIDPAKIDVNVHPTKTEIKYLDEKSIYAILHSAVKRSIGRFNISPTIDFDQETGFSGMITHKAPEEIVPPSISFNPDFNPFAADKPTREPATAATFPTTFPRSGSGGGGASRDASAAIVPNTKGWGALYEVANHSDTAQQAAIELPGQLPDDSLVPVQKQLMQLHNRYIISQIKSGLMLIDQQAAHERILYERFSRHLDDRKGASQQSLFPQTVTLSPNDFELAKSLLEDIKSLGFEVREFGKNTLIIEGIPVDLGNNNGNETQLFEHLIEGFKNSQQELKLSKRDALARSMARNSAIKSGAVLGQQEMNTLIEQLFACQTPNFSISGKPVIQTIGLTELDKKFDK; from the coding sequence ATGTCAGATATAATACAACTTTTACCGGATAGTGTTGCCAATCAAATCGCGGCCGGAGAGGTAGTGCAACGCCCGGCATCAGCCGTGAAGGAGCTTTTGGAGAATGCGATAGATGCAGGTGCAAACAAGATACAGTTGATTTTAAAAGATGCCGGTAAGGCATTGATTCAGGTGATAGATAATGGCTGTGGAATGAGCGTTACTGATGCACGCATGTGCTTTGAACGTCATGCCACCTCGAAAGTCAGAAAAGCAGAAGATTTATTCGCCATTCGTACGATGGGTTTCAGAGGTGAAGCCATGGCTTCTATTGCCGCAATTTCGCAGATAGAAATGAAAACCCGCCGCCATGAAGACGAGCTGGGTACCATGGTAGAAATTGAAGGTTCTGAGGTCACCAATCAGGAGCCGGTAGCGACTCCTGTAGGGACCAGTATCTCAGTGAAAAATCTCTTTTATAATACGCCAGCAAGAAGAAACTTTCTCAAAAGTACCTCCGCAGAAATGCGCCATGTACTGGAAGAATTTCAACGTATTTCTTTGGCAAATCCAGCAATAGCTTTCAGCTTACACCATGACGGAGTAGAAATCCACCGTTTACCTGCCTCAGGCATGAAACAAAGGATCGTTCACCTGTTTGGAAATAATTATAACCAGCGCCTGATTCCTGTAGAAGAGGAAACCAGCATCATCAATATCAAGGGCTTTATTGGAAAGCCTGAGTTCGCAAAGAAAACCAGGGGAGAACAGTTCTTTTTTGTCAACAACAGGTACATTAAAGATGCCTATCTGAACCATGCGGTGAGTAAATCTTATGAAGATTTATTGCCTGATGATCATTACCCAATGTACGTGCTGTTCATCGAAATTGATCCTGCAAAGATTGATGTGAATGTACATCCTACAAAAACGGAGATCAAATACCTGGATGAGAAATCTATTTATGCGATCCTCCATTCTGCGGTTAAGCGCTCTATTGGAAGGTTTAACATCAGCCCAACGATTGATTTTGACCAGGAAACTGGATTTAGCGGGATGATTACCCATAAAGCACCGGAAGAAATTGTACCGCCAAGCATCAGCTTCAATCCGGACTTTAACCCTTTTGCTGCGGATAAACCGACTAGGGAACCCGCTACTGCAGCAACCTTTCCTACTACCTTTCCAAGGTCAGGAAGTGGTGGCGGCGGAGCCAGCAGAGATGCCAGTGCTGCGATTGTACCAAATACCAAGGGATGGGGCGCTTTATATGAAGTAGCCAACCATAGCGATACCGCACAGCAGGCGGCCATTGAATTACCCGGACAATTACCGGACGATTCTCTGGTACCCGTTCAGAAACAGCTGATGCAGCTGCACAACAGGTACATCATTTCGCAGATTAAATCGGGATTGATGCTAATCGACCAGCAGGCCGCTCATGAAAGGATTCTTTACGAACGTTTCAGCAGACACCTGGATGATCGTAAAGGTGCTTCTCAGCAAAGTTTATTCCCACAAACGGTGACCTTAAGTCCGAATGATTTTGAATTGGCAAAAAGCTTATTGGAAGACATTAAAAGCCTCGGTTTTGAGGTTCGGGAGTTCGGTAAAAATACGCTGATCATTGAAGGAATCCCAGTAGATCTAGGCAATAATAACGGCAATGAAACGCAGTTGTTTGAACACCTGATTGAGGGATTTAAAAATTCTCAGCAAGAACTTAAACTGAGCAAAAGAGATGCGCTGGCCAGAAGTATGGCAAGAAATAGTGCCATCAAAAGCGGCGCAGTTTTAGGACAGCAAGAAATGAATACACTGATTGAACAGCTTTTTGCCTGTCAAACACCTAACTTTAGTATCAGTGGAAAGCCAGTAATCCAAACCATCGGTCTGACTGAACTTGATAAAAAATTTGATAAATAG
- a CDS encoding DUF1579 domain-containing protein translates to MKKLTLSVVALLMLAITCRVQAQDDAMMKAWQAYMTPGDVHKMIANDDGKWDGEVTMWMAPGAPPTKSKTSSTNSMIMGGRYQKSIHEGNMMGMPFEGMSLLGYDNSKKTFVSTWIDNMGTGMMNMEGTWDDATKTINFKGKCVDPMTGKDMDVREVFKFVDKDHQVMEMYCNTDGKEMKTMEIQFSRRK, encoded by the coding sequence ATGAAAAAGTTAACATTATCTGTTGTGGCTTTGCTGATGCTGGCCATAACCTGTCGGGTTCAAGCTCAGGATGATGCCATGATGAAAGCATGGCAAGCTTACATGACACCCGGCGATGTGCACAAAATGATTGCAAATGACGATGGAAAATGGGATGGGGAAGTTACCATGTGGATGGCGCCAGGTGCTCCGCCGACGAAAAGTAAAACCAGCAGCACAAATTCAATGATCATGGGGGGCCGTTATCAAAAATCTATTCATGAAGGAAACATGATGGGGATGCCTTTTGAAGGAATGAGCCTATTGGGCTACGACAATTCAAAAAAGACCTTTGTGTCTACCTGGATAGACAACATGGGCACAGGTATGATGAACATGGAAGGCACCTGGGATGATGCTACAAAAACCATTAATTTTAAAGGTAAGTGTGTAGATCCAATGACCGGAAAAGACATGGATGTCCGTGAGGTTTTCAAATTTGTTGACAAAGACCATCAGGTGATGGAAATGTACTGCAATACAGATGGAAAAGAAATGAAAACTATGGAAATCCAGTTCAGCAGAAGAAAATAA
- a CDS encoding SGNH/GDSL hydrolase family protein yields MNSKYIFRSIIAVAILGMASCKPELSTITPSKGSADFSRYIAVGNSLTSGYADNGLYLEGQKNSFPEMIATQMKTVGGGAFYTPFFNESQADGSGYKILKGFTPAGLPIIGDQNTNTAVRTTTPTVLLTKYVGEINNYGVPGIKLVHINIPQYGNLNNFYERMLPTDFPNNTTTTYLNFVTSKPFTFFSMWLGNNDILGYATSGGANPADQPTDKNVFASLYADAANKMTANNAKGVVATIPDILKTPFFNTVTLNSLLAAVHVTAPTINTIYIKTGKNATRAATVKDFFVLPLASANLIGTGAVPYGLFPSNPVESQWVLDEDEAGIVSDYVASYNNTIKTVAANKGLAIVDAYALLREYGAGKVVNGVPISAAYITGNLFSLDGIHLTPMGYALVANEFIRSINSKYGSSIPIVDVTRYRGVKFP; encoded by the coding sequence ATGAACTCAAAATATATTTTTAGAAGTATAATTGCGGTCGCTATTCTTGGAATGGCCTCCTGCAAACCCGAACTAAGCACGATTACTCCATCTAAAGGAAGCGCTGATTTTTCCAGATATATCGCTGTTGGTAATTCCCTGACTTCCGGTTATGCCGATAATGGACTATACCTGGAAGGACAGAAAAACTCTTTTCCTGAAATGATAGCTACTCAGATGAAAACAGTTGGTGGCGGTGCTTTTTATACCCCTTTTTTTAATGAATCTCAAGCAGATGGTTCTGGATATAAAATCTTGAAAGGTTTTACCCCAGCAGGTCTCCCAATTATTGGTGATCAGAATACAAATACTGCGGTACGTACTACTACACCTACGGTGTTGCTGACTAAGTATGTTGGAGAAATCAACAATTACGGTGTTCCTGGAATTAAACTGGTGCATATCAATATTCCTCAGTATGGTAACCTGAACAATTTCTACGAAAGGATGCTGCCAACGGATTTCCCTAACAACACGACTACTACCTACCTGAATTTTGTGACTTCAAAACCATTTACCTTCTTTAGCATGTGGCTGGGTAACAACGATATCCTGGGTTATGCGACTTCCGGAGGGGCAAATCCTGCAGATCAGCCTACAGATAAAAATGTATTTGCCAGTCTGTATGCGGATGCGGCAAATAAGATGACGGCGAATAATGCCAAAGGCGTGGTAGCCACCATACCGGATATTTTGAAAACACCATTCTTTAATACGGTTACTTTGAATTCTCTATTGGCTGCCGTACATGTGACTGCACCAACCATAAATACGATTTATATCAAAACAGGCAAGAATGCGACCAGAGCAGCTACCGTAAAAGACTTTTTTGTATTGCCATTGGCATCAGCAAATCTTATTGGTACCGGTGCCGTTCCTTATGGTTTATTTCCTTCCAATCCAGTGGAAAGTCAGTGGGTATTGGATGAAGATGAAGCTGGGATAGTTTCAGATTATGTGGCTTCTTATAATAATACAATTAAAACTGTAGCTGCAAACAAAGGCTTAGCAATTGTGGATGCTTATGCATTGTTAAGAGAATATGGTGCTGGTAAAGTGGTAAATGGCGTACCAATTAGTGCGGCTTACATTACAGGAAATCTATTCTCTCTGGATGGAATTCACCTCACTCCAATGGGTTACGCCTTAGTAGCCAATGAATTTATCCGATCCATTAATTCGAAATATGGCTCTTCTATTCCAATTGTAGATGTGACGAGATACAGAGGGGTTAAATTCCCTTAA
- a CDS encoding OmpP1/FadL family transporter produces the protein MKKILLSCLLALPVLGYSQSFQVNLQGQKQTAMGGAGTGLALDEAAVFFNPGAVSFLKKNGVQAGISPLYLKTAFRENGSNVTEYNKDKIATPIMGYAVFGSPENRLRFGLGIYTPFGGAMHWKEDWTGRYSVTSLDLQAIYIQPTLSLKITDHIGIGGGLVYSLGKVDLRKALPYTLNDGRQASAKLKGDAKDFGWNAGIYVETVSGVSIGVTHRSQVTATVKDGDAIFDVPDAIRDRVPTKFGAELPLPATTTLGLGFQPSDKTTLALDVNWVHWSKYKELAFDYNNNFVSPPSPRNYHDAAALRFGIQNQTTNRLALRAGIGYAFTPVGKGYVTPEVPDANRLLLSAGIGFKATERFNIDFSFLYENVEKRNETNIETQLSGEFKTLAYIPGISFSYKW, from the coding sequence ATGAAAAAGATTTTACTTAGTTGCTTGCTGGCCCTGCCCGTTCTGGGCTATTCCCAGTCTTTTCAGGTCAACCTGCAAGGACAAAAACAAACTGCTATGGGCGGGGCGGGGACAGGGCTAGCCCTAGATGAAGCCGCAGTGTTTTTCAACCCAGGTGCCGTATCCTTTCTGAAAAAGAATGGTGTACAGGCTGGAATCTCTCCATTGTACCTGAAAACAGCTTTCCGTGAGAACGGTTCCAATGTCACAGAATACAATAAGGATAAGATTGCAACTCCGATTATGGGTTATGCCGTATTCGGATCTCCTGAAAACAGGCTTCGCTTTGGTCTGGGAATTTACACGCCTTTTGGTGGTGCCATGCACTGGAAGGAAGATTGGACGGGAAGATATTCAGTGACTTCACTGGATTTGCAAGCCATCTATATCCAGCCAACTTTAAGTTTAAAAATTACTGATCACATCGGTATTGGTGGTGGTCTGGTTTACTCATTAGGAAAAGTAGACCTGAGAAAGGCATTGCCTTATACCTTGAACGATGGCCGACAAGCTTCTGCAAAACTAAAAGGAGATGCTAAAGATTTTGGATGGAATGCAGGTATTTATGTGGAAACGGTATCTGGAGTGTCTATCGGGGTAACCCACCGTTCGCAGGTTACTGCAACCGTTAAAGATGGAGATGCTATTTTTGATGTACCTGATGCAATCAGAGACCGTGTACCTACTAAATTCGGTGCAGAGCTTCCTTTACCTGCTACTACTACGCTGGGATTAGGTTTCCAGCCTTCGGATAAGACAACACTTGCCCTGGATGTGAACTGGGTACATTGGAGTAAATATAAAGAGCTGGCTTTTGATTATAATAATAATTTTGTGTCGCCTCCTTCTCCAAGAAATTACCATGATGCTGCGGCATTGCGTTTTGGTATTCAAAATCAAACCACCAATAGATTGGCTTTACGCGCTGGTATCGGCTATGCTTTTACCCCAGTAGGAAAAGGTTATGTGACGCCGGAAGTGCCGGATGCGAACCGTCTTTTGCTGAGTGCAGGTATCGGATTTAAGGCAACGGAGCGATTCAATATCGATTTTTCTTTCTTATATGAAAACGTAGAGAAAAGAAATGAAACAAATATTGAAACCCAGTTGAGCGGTGAGTTTAAAACATTGGCCTATATCCCTGGTATCTCTTTCTCTTATAAATGGTAA
- a CDS encoding serine hydrolase domain-containing protein: MNKKYSKKSNLAGIMITSFMALFTFSACAQSHQQNQQKVAVINTISSNTVLLNNQTNLLPITALDQKNIASVSLDFSFKSSFDSLLNKYAKVSSFSSDAYLASTTLDDLEDDLKYFNLVIVALPVSAINNPRNTSFINSVAKNKKIIIALFGETGSLLAFDGISAPIIWSNQNNEAAAVTVPQMIFGGIPFTKKLTASYSPKYVIGQGASTTQTRLKYTLPEDAGVNSDDLKEIDNIAEEAIREKAAPGIVVLVAKDGKVIFNKAYGNHTYVNGLPEKVTDIFDLASLTKTTATTPTVMRLFEEHKLNLDTNIGAYIPKARLSPMNPIKVREVMLHQAGFIPFIPFHDFVKPGDYSRDSSAAFPTKVADNYYIKKGFFKEVMWPKMLNSPIRTRGKYVYSDISMYVMKEICERLSGMPLDTYVWENFYKPLGMQTAGFLPRNRFSKDQIVPTEQDNYFRKTLLEGYVHDQGAALAGGVSGHAGLFSSANDLAIIYQMLLNKGSYGGNQYFQPQTVDMFSKKQSDVSRRGLGFDRWDPDATKKYPSQLASPLTYGHTGYTGTAVWVDPAKGLVYVFLSNRINPKVSEKLGSLKIRPRIQDAIYKAIEKGSN; this comes from the coding sequence ATGAATAAAAAATACAGCAAAAAAAGTAACCTTGCCGGGATCATGATCACCAGCTTTATGGCTTTATTTACTTTCAGCGCCTGTGCGCAAAGCCATCAGCAGAACCAGCAAAAAGTGGCTGTTATCAATACGATCAGCAGCAATACTGTACTCTTAAATAACCAAACAAATCTGCTCCCTATAACCGCATTGGATCAGAAAAACATCGCTTCGGTGAGCCTGGATTTCAGCTTCAAATCTTCGTTTGACAGCCTGTTAAACAAGTATGCGAAAGTCAGCAGTTTTTCTTCTGATGCTTACCTGGCCTCTACTACACTGGACGACCTGGAAGATGACCTGAAATACTTCAATCTCGTGATTGTAGCATTACCGGTTTCGGCGATAAACAACCCTAGAAATACCAGCTTCATCAACAGTGTTGCAAAAAATAAAAAGATCATTATTGCGCTGTTCGGAGAAACTGGCAGCTTATTGGCATTTGACGGAATTTCTGCGCCTATCATTTGGAGCAATCAAAACAATGAAGCAGCAGCAGTCACTGTTCCTCAGATGATTTTTGGCGGCATTCCATTTACTAAAAAATTAACGGCAAGCTATTCGCCGAAATATGTTATTGGACAAGGTGCCAGTACCACCCAAACCCGATTAAAATATACGCTTCCGGAAGATGCAGGTGTCAATTCCGATGATTTGAAAGAAATTGACAACATCGCTGAAGAAGCCATCCGTGAGAAAGCCGCTCCGGGGATTGTGGTCCTGGTGGCGAAAGATGGAAAAGTAATTTTCAATAAAGCTTATGGTAATCATACTTATGTGAATGGTTTACCAGAAAAAGTAACCGACATTTTCGATCTGGCATCGCTCACTAAAACTACCGCAACAACACCAACTGTGATGCGTTTATTTGAAGAACATAAATTAAATCTCGATACAAATATTGGCGCTTACATCCCTAAAGCAAGGTTATCACCTATGAATCCGATTAAAGTAAGGGAAGTAATGCTGCACCAGGCGGGATTTATCCCTTTCATTCCTTTCCACGATTTTGTGAAACCCGGAGACTATAGCAGAGATTCTAGTGCTGCTTTTCCGACCAAGGTGGCCGACAATTATTACATCAAAAAAGGATTTTTCAAAGAGGTGATGTGGCCAAAAATGTTGAATTCCCCGATCAGAACACGCGGGAAATACGTCTACAGTGACATCAGCATGTATGTGATGAAAGAAATCTGTGAACGCCTCAGCGGAATGCCATTGGACACCTATGTATGGGAGAATTTCTACAAACCTTTGGGCATGCAAACGGCGGGTTTCCTACCAAGAAACCGCTTTTCAAAAGATCAGATCGTACCTACTGAACAAGACAATTATTTCAGAAAAACATTGCTGGAAGGTTATGTCCATGATCAGGGTGCAGCATTAGCAGGCGGCGTATCTGGTCATGCGGGATTATTTAGCAGCGCAAATGACCTCGCCATCATTTACCAGATGTTATTGAATAAAGGCAGTTATGGCGGAAACCAATATTTCCAGCCGCAAACAGTCGACATGTTTTCCAAGAAACAATCAGATGTGAGCAGAAGAGGACTAGGTTTTGACAGATGGGATCCAGATGCAACTAAGAAATATCCTTCGCAACTGGCCTCTCCCCTTACTTATGGCCATACCGGCTATACCGGAACGGCAGTCTGGGTAGACCCCGCCAAAGGACTCGTTTACGTGTTTCTATCCAACCGCATAAACCCCAAAGTATCAGAGAAGTTAGGGAGTTTAAAAATCAGACCAAGAATTCAGGACGCCATTTATAAAGCCATAGAAAAAGGTAGTAATTAG
- a CDS encoding isopenicillin N synthase family dioxygenase: MSTPYIPSLDLGSYINGDDAQRKKFSDELGRAFNDSGFVTITNHGVDQELIDKLYANIQGVFALKPEQKKKYERAELAGQRGYTSPGKETAKGAKTADLKEFWQIGQEVTDGDPIKSEYPENEVLEELPEFNAVTREIYERLENNGKHLLRAIATYLELPIDYFDKHVHNGNSILRGIHYFPIENPEALAADAVRAGAHEDINLITLLIGASADGLEVLTRSNEWLPIKAGHTDIVVNVGDMLQRLTNNKLRSTTHRVVNPPRELMKTSRFSVPFFLHPRANMDLTSLPSTVDEAHPKVYADMTAGEYLDERLREIGLKKM, from the coding sequence ATGTCAACACCTTATATTCCTAGTTTAGACCTGGGCTCATACATCAATGGAGATGATGCACAGCGTAAAAAATTCTCTGATGAATTGGGCAGAGCTTTTAACGATTCTGGTTTTGTAACCATCACTAATCATGGTGTAGACCAAGAATTGATTGATAAACTATATGCCAACATTCAAGGTGTTTTTGCCTTGAAACCAGAGCAAAAGAAAAAATATGAAAGAGCAGAGCTTGCTGGTCAGCGTGGTTACACCAGCCCAGGTAAAGAGACTGCTAAAGGTGCTAAAACGGCAGATCTGAAGGAATTCTGGCAAATTGGTCAGGAAGTAACAGATGGTGATCCGATTAAATCGGAATACCCGGAGAATGAAGTGCTGGAAGAACTTCCTGAATTTAATGCGGTAACCCGTGAAATTTATGAGCGTTTAGAAAACAATGGCAAACATTTACTGCGCGCCATTGCGACTTACCTGGAATTGCCAATCGATTATTTCGATAAACATGTGCACAACGGTAATTCAATTTTGAGAGGGATTCATTATTTCCCAATTGAAAATCCGGAAGCATTAGCTGCAGATGCAGTACGTGCAGGAGCACATGAAGACATCAACCTGATCACCTTATTGATCGGTGCAAGTGCTGATGGTCTAGAAGTATTGACCCGCAGCAATGAATGGCTGCCAATTAAAGCTGGTCACACAGATATCGTAGTGAATGTTGGAGATATGCTGCAGCGTTTAACGAATAACAAATTACGTTCTACCACACATAGAGTGGTAAATCCACCACGTGAGCTAATGAAAACATCTCGTTTCTCTGTTCCTTTCTTTTTACACCCACGCGCAAATATGGACTTGACAAGTCTGCCATCTACAGTGGATGAAGCCCATCCTAAAGTATATGCTGATATGACTGCAGGTGAATACCTTGATGAGCGTTTACGTGAAATTGGATTGAAGAAAATGTAA
- the msrA gene encoding peptide-methionine (S)-S-oxide reductase MsrA translates to MKYLSIMILILLSAGSADAQSKKLQKATFGMGCFWCSEALFQRLEGVTAVRSGFEGGSVPNPSYEDVCTGTTGHAEVIEVTYDPAKIKYDELLEVFWKSHDPTTLNRQGADVGTQYRSVVFYHNDEQKQIAEKYKKELNATNAYGKPVVTTIDKAGSFYVAEADHQDYFNKNGNQPYCRLVILPKLEKLEKVFKAKLKKN, encoded by the coding sequence ATGAAGTATTTATCAATTATGATCCTAATTTTATTATCCGCTGGCAGTGCCGATGCACAGTCAAAAAAACTACAGAAAGCGACCTTTGGTATGGGCTGTTTCTGGTGTTCTGAAGCACTTTTCCAACGTTTGGAAGGCGTTACAGCGGTCAGATCGGGTTTTGAAGGCGGATCAGTTCCCAACCCAAGTTATGAAGATGTATGTACTGGAACAACTGGACATGCAGAGGTGATTGAGGTCACTTATGACCCAGCGAAAATTAAATATGATGAGTTGCTGGAAGTATTCTGGAAAAGTCATGACCCGACTACACTAAACCGTCAGGGTGCAGATGTAGGTACACAATACCGTTCGGTGGTTTTTTACCACAATGACGAACAAAAACAAATTGCCGAAAAGTATAAAAAGGAACTCAATGCGACCAATGCTTATGGCAAACCTGTGGTGACTACCATAGATAAAGCTGGATCGTTTTATGTAGCAGAAGCTGACCACCAGGATTATTTCAACAAGAATGGAAATCAGCCATATTGCAGGTTAGTCATCCTCCCTAAGTTAGAGAAACTGGAAAAGGTTTTCAAGGCGAAACTGAAGAAAAATTAA
- a CDS encoding rhomboid family intramembrane serine protease, producing the protein MNNIHIPPVVKNLLIINALFFAAKFVMKNAGIDLDYLLGAFYFDSQFFRIWQPVSYMFMHGDFMHIFFNMFALFMFGGVIESRWGAKRFINFYLITGLGAVALQMGVQAYEVYQITGSVLHNPVMVDLTRGMAQVGVPGISAEARDTLIGIYGFPMVGASGAIFGLLVAFGMLYPNTEMYIMFIPIPVKAKYIIPVYILMELSLGVARVPGDSIAHYAHLGGALLGFILVKLWKDKDNNRFYKYYE; encoded by the coding sequence ATGAATAATATCCATATCCCACCAGTAGTCAAAAACCTGCTCATTATTAATGCACTGTTTTTTGCTGCCAAGTTCGTGATGAAAAATGCAGGAATCGACCTGGATTATTTGTTGGGTGCTTTTTACTTCGACTCGCAGTTTTTTAGAATCTGGCAGCCGGTCTCTTACATGTTTATGCATGGTGATTTTATGCACATCTTCTTCAATATGTTCGCCCTATTTATGTTTGGTGGCGTCATTGAAAGCAGGTGGGGAGCGAAACGCTTTATTAACTTTTACCTGATCACCGGATTAGGGGCAGTAGCCCTGCAAATGGGGGTACAGGCCTATGAAGTGTATCAAATTACAGGGTCTGTACTGCATAACCCGGTAATGGTAGATTTAACCCGGGGAATGGCGCAGGTAGGTGTTCCCGGTATTTCCGCAGAAGCCAGAGATACCCTGATCGGAATTTATGGTTTCCCAATGGTGGGTGCTTCAGGTGCTATTTTCGGCTTGTTAGTGGCTTTTGGAATGTTATACCCGAATACGGAAATGTACATCATGTTCATCCCGATTCCGGTAAAAGCGAAATATATTATTCCTGTTTACATTTTAATGGAATTATCTTTAGGAGTGGCACGTGTTCCCGGCGACTCTATTGCCCATTATGCACACTTAGGTGGTGCATTATTAGGCTTTATATTGGTTAAATTGTGGAAAGACAAGGACAACAATAGATTTTATAAATACTATGAATAA
- a CDS encoding copper resistance protein NlpE, giving the protein MKMKILTLASISLFFMACNSDQKTVSNIDSTKKSADTVINDSHNAKNSLDWAGTYKGVTPCADCEGIQTELTLNSDMSYALKTNYMGKDTHFPEDHGTFAWDTSGSKVELIGLKDGPSKYFVGENMLKQLDMEGKEISGPLADKYVLKKEIK; this is encoded by the coding sequence ATGAAAATGAAAATCTTAACACTCGCCAGCATTTCCCTGTTTTTTATGGCCTGCAACAGCGACCAAAAAACGGTCAGCAATATTGATAGTACAAAAAAATCGGCAGACACCGTCATCAACGATTCGCATAATGCAAAAAATTCACTGGATTGGGCCGGCACATACAAAGGCGTCACTCCTTGTGCGGATTGCGAAGGCATTCAAACAGAACTAACTTTAAACTCAGATATGAGTTATGCCCTAAAAACCAATTATATGGGTAAAGACACTCATTTCCCGGAAGACCATGGTACTTTTGCCTGGGACACGAGCGGATCAAAAGTAGAATTGATCGGCCTAAAAGATGGACCAAGTAAATATTTTGTGGGGGAAAATATGTTGAAACAATTGGACATGGAAGGCAAAGAAATCAGTGGTCCTCTTGCAGACAAATACGTCCTTAAAAAAGAAATAAAGTAA